Proteins encoded together in one Salinibacter grassmerensis window:
- the mutL gene encoding DNA mismatch repair endonuclease MutL — translation MADEPTTSEGLIEVMSDRLANQIAAGEVVQRPASVAKELTENALDAGASSIEVLLKDAGSTLVQVVDDGCGMGPGDAERCFERHATSKLRSVDDLERIRTLGFRGEALASIAAVAQVTLKTKRVEDDAGTLVRVEGGEQVAKRPCAIPSGTSVAVRNLFFNVPARRNFLKTPATELKHLTQTVQSLALANPGTAVRLEHDGHEHYDLPAAPDDDWHAATRARILGLFGGDHEGELVAVGDESSDLRLRGFVGAPSFHRKTRGEQFLFVNGRAVTDRYLSHAVKKAYGELVPDGAFPFFALFLSMNPERVDVNVHPQKEEVKFDDQSGIYGFLRSAVRRALGRVHVSPQMDDEETSGERADTPGPESDETEGGGDAASPVSGDGTSSTRPTPTSFQPRQSSEGASDSSGTPPSGSSSRPSSPTNESPSVSPGDQSDALYRPPDEGTESSSGDAPASSPPRGEKSSSTPGADGSERSERPVWGLHDTYVVTPTETGMMLVDQRAAHLRVLYERAQAHLRDQQGASQRLLFPHTVDLSPAEVELLDELRDDLDALGFELERLSGRTVSVRGVPADVPDGNEDTILETLLEQYRSAQGAVEDERREHLAKTMAQRSAVDRGQPLSEEERRALLNDLFDCEMPYADPTGTPTIVKFSMEELADRFGR, via the coding sequence GTGGCCGACGAGCCCACCACGTCCGAGGGCCTCATTGAGGTGATGTCCGACCGCCTCGCCAATCAGATTGCGGCGGGTGAGGTGGTGCAGCGGCCCGCCTCGGTGGCGAAGGAGCTGACCGAGAATGCCCTCGATGCGGGGGCGTCGTCGATCGAAGTGCTCCTGAAAGACGCAGGCAGTACCCTCGTGCAGGTCGTCGACGACGGGTGCGGCATGGGGCCGGGGGACGCGGAGCGCTGCTTTGAGCGACACGCCACCAGCAAGCTCCGCTCGGTGGACGACCTGGAGCGCATCCGGACGCTCGGGTTTCGGGGAGAGGCCCTCGCGTCGATCGCCGCCGTCGCGCAGGTGACGCTCAAGACAAAGCGGGTGGAGGACGACGCGGGGACCCTGGTGCGGGTGGAGGGGGGCGAGCAGGTGGCGAAGCGTCCCTGTGCGATCCCGAGCGGGACCTCCGTGGCGGTCCGCAATCTCTTCTTCAACGTCCCGGCCCGTCGCAATTTTCTGAAGACCCCGGCCACTGAGCTGAAGCACCTCACACAAACCGTCCAGTCGCTGGCCCTCGCCAACCCCGGTACGGCAGTCCGGCTGGAGCACGACGGCCACGAGCACTACGACCTGCCCGCGGCGCCGGACGACGACTGGCACGCGGCCACCCGCGCCCGCATCCTCGGCCTCTTCGGCGGCGACCACGAGGGCGAGTTGGTGGCGGTCGGGGACGAGTCGAGCGACCTCAGGCTGCGTGGGTTCGTCGGGGCGCCGTCGTTCCATCGGAAGACGCGGGGCGAGCAGTTCCTGTTCGTGAACGGCCGGGCCGTGACGGATCGGTACCTGAGCCACGCGGTCAAAAAGGCGTACGGCGAGCTGGTCCCGGATGGGGCGTTTCCGTTCTTCGCGCTCTTCCTGTCGATGAACCCGGAGCGGGTGGACGTGAACGTGCACCCGCAGAAGGAGGAGGTCAAGTTTGACGACCAGAGCGGCATCTACGGGTTCTTGCGGAGCGCCGTGCGGCGGGCGCTGGGCCGGGTGCACGTGTCGCCGCAGATGGACGACGAGGAGACGTCGGGAGAGAGGGCGGACACGCCCGGTCCCGAATCCGATGAAACGGAGGGCGGGGGGGACGCCGCGTCGCCGGTGTCGGGGGACGGCACCTCGTCCACGCGGCCCACGCCGACCTCCTTCCAGCCGCGGCAATCGTCCGAGGGGGCGTCCGATTCGTCGGGAACCCCGCCGTCTGGGTCGTCCTCCCGGCCTTCGAGTCCCACGAACGAATCCCCGTCGGTGTCGCCCGGCGATCAGTCCGACGCCCTCTACCGCCCGCCGGATGAGGGCACTGAATCCTCATCGGGGGACGCCCCGGCATCGTCCCCTCCGCGCGGAGAGAAATCGTCTTCGACGCCCGGCGCCGACGGATCAGAGCGGTCGGAGCGCCCGGTGTGGGGCCTGCACGACACCTACGTCGTGACGCCGACCGAGACGGGCATGATGCTCGTCGACCAGCGGGCGGCGCACCTCCGCGTGCTGTACGAACGGGCCCAGGCGCATCTTCGCGATCAGCAGGGGGCATCGCAGCGCCTGCTCTTTCCGCACACCGTCGACCTGTCCCCCGCCGAGGTCGAGCTGCTGGACGAGCTGCGAGACGACCTCGATGCCCTCGGGTTTGAGCTGGAGCGCCTCAGCGGGCGTACCGTCTCGGTGCGGGGCGTGCCGGCCGACGTGCCGGACGGGAACGAAGACACGATCCTGGAGACGCTCCTAGAGCAGTACCGCTCCGCCCAGGGTGCGGTCGAGGATGAGCGCCGCGAGCACCTCGCGAAGACGATGGCCCAGCGAAGCGCCGTGGACCGGGGGCAGCCGCTGTCGGAGGAGGAGCGGCGGGCCCTCCTCAACGACCTGTTCGACTGCGAGATGCCCTACGCCGACCCCACCGGTACGCCCACGATCGTCAAGTTTTCGATGGAGGAGCTGGCCGACCGCTTCGGGCGGTAG
- the tilS gene encoding tRNA lysidine(34) synthetase TilS, which produces MSHPLVDTVAAFSDRHALLDDEPVLVAVSGGVDSMTCLSVLRRRGIDVHALHANYGLREGADADEALVRRWCTEQSPPVPLSVVALDAKARAASHDESLQEAARRLRYDALATEAAEIGAPAVATGHHRNDQAETLLLNLVRGSGPEGLAGMRPARPLEADPSVTLVRPLLNARRDAIESYAESTGLPWRTDPTNQRHDYDRGVVRTDILPRLESHFEGATDALARSADLMQEYVDQALRPALRQRMTRTYTDRDEGGALSVEALREAPPVWRRRLLLEALRRALPTAPYSRAVAEELEALVEAQVGKRVEVGAGTVWRERGQMRFVPDAATPDPLPPTSVEWGTPVSIPQGRLRVARCDEQPSSLNPGTPHVAYADADRLGTTLTVRSWADGDRIRPLGLDGTKPVSDLLTEARVPPHRRMDVSVLCGDGRIAWVVGHRLDHRVRVRPATDRVARLILRPREKPSDN; this is translated from the coding sequence ATGTCCCACCCGCTCGTCGACACGGTCGCGGCGTTCAGCGATCGGCACGCCCTTCTGGACGACGAACCGGTACTGGTGGCGGTAAGCGGCGGCGTGGACTCGATGACGTGTCTCTCCGTCCTCCGCCGACGGGGCATCGACGTGCACGCACTCCACGCAAACTATGGGCTGCGAGAGGGGGCCGACGCGGACGAAGCCCTGGTGCGCCGGTGGTGCACTGAGCAGTCGCCCCCGGTGCCGCTCTCCGTCGTGGCGCTCGACGCCAAGGCCCGCGCCGCGTCCCACGACGAGTCGCTTCAGGAGGCCGCGCGCCGGCTGCGCTACGACGCCCTGGCGACGGAGGCCGCGGAGATCGGGGCGCCTGCCGTGGCGACCGGCCACCACCGCAACGACCAGGCCGAAACGCTCCTCCTCAATCTTGTCCGCGGAAGCGGGCCGGAGGGGCTGGCCGGAATGCGCCCGGCACGTCCCCTGGAGGCCGACCCGTCCGTCACCCTTGTCCGGCCCCTCCTGAACGCCCGACGGGACGCGATCGAATCCTACGCCGAGTCCACGGGACTCCCGTGGCGGACCGATCCGACCAACCAACGTCACGACTACGACCGGGGTGTTGTCCGGACCGACATTCTTCCCCGGCTGGAATCTCACTTCGAGGGCGCGACCGACGCCCTGGCCCGGTCGGCGGACCTCATGCAGGAATACGTCGACCAGGCCCTCCGGCCGGCCTTGAGGCAGCGGATGACCCGGACGTACACCGACCGTGATGAGGGCGGGGCCCTGTCTGTAGAGGCCCTGCGTGAGGCCCCGCCCGTCTGGCGCCGTCGCCTCCTTCTGGAGGCCCTGCGCCGCGCGCTGCCCACGGCGCCCTACTCCCGGGCGGTGGCCGAGGAGCTGGAGGCCCTCGTTGAGGCGCAGGTGGGGAAGCGCGTCGAGGTGGGGGCGGGAACCGTCTGGCGGGAGCGCGGGCAGATGCGCTTCGTGCCCGACGCCGCCACGCCCGATCCGCTCCCGCCCACGTCCGTTGAATGGGGGACGCCCGTGTCGATCCCGCAGGGCCGTCTCCGGGTGGCACGGTGCGACGAGCAGCCCTCATCGCTAAATCCGGGCACGCCGCACGTCGCCTACGCCGACGCCGATCGGCTGGGGACGACGCTCACGGTGCGCTCCTGGGCGGATGGCGACCGCATTCGGCCTCTGGGGCTGGACGGCACGAAACCTGTGAGCGACCTGTTGACGGAGGCCCGCGTGCCGCCCCACAGACGGATGGACGTGTCCGTGCTGTGCGGGGACGGCCGCATCGCCTGGGTGGTGGGCCACCGGCTCGACCACCGGGTCCGGGTCCGGCCCGCGACCGACCGGGTGGCCCGGCTCATCCTACGACCACGTGAAAAACCCTCGGACAATTGA
- the hpt gene encoding hypoxanthine phosphoribosyltransferase: MASDMPATRDLLETPVQPTDAAVTVQGERFRRYLSAERIQERVAEMGQAIARDYASTTPILVSVLNGAFMYTADLMRAIDTDCEIDFIKLSSYGDEKVSSGEVRELKSIDAELEGRDVIVVEDIVDTGLSMEFMKRRLAGCNPASLRVSTLLHKPTATEPDLTLDYVGFRIPDLFVIGYGLDYGQLARNLPDIYILDEE, translated from the coding sequence ATGGCTTCTGACATGCCCGCCACGCGCGACCTCTTGGAGACCCCCGTCCAGCCCACCGATGCCGCCGTTACCGTACAGGGCGAACGCTTCCGACGATACCTGTCGGCCGAGCGGATTCAAGAGCGGGTCGCCGAGATGGGGCAGGCCATCGCCCGCGACTACGCCAGTACCACCCCCATCCTCGTGAGCGTCCTGAACGGGGCGTTCATGTACACCGCGGACCTGATGCGGGCCATCGACACGGATTGCGAGATCGACTTCATCAAGCTCTCCTCGTACGGGGACGAGAAGGTGTCGAGCGGGGAGGTGCGGGAGCTCAAAAGTATCGACGCGGAGCTGGAGGGCCGCGACGTGATCGTGGTGGAGGACATTGTAGACACGGGACTGTCGATGGAGTTCATGAAGCGCCGCCTTGCGGGGTGCAACCCGGCCTCCCTGCGCGTGTCGACCCTGCTCCACAAGCCCACGGCGACGGAGCCGGACCTCACGCTCGACTACGTCGGCTTCCGCATTCCGGACCTCTTCGTCATCGGCTACGGGCTGGACTACGGCCAGCTCGCCCGCAATCTGCCCGACATCTACATCCTCGACGAGGAGTGA
- the ansA gene encoding asparaginase: protein MAESSPRILVVYTGGTLGMVESEEGYVPGPGTLEALMEERLSFQSEDLPAYDVHAFDPLLDSANMKPADWLGIAEAIRDRFEAYDGFLVVHGTDTMAFTASALSFMLHPLDKPVLLTGAQLPFDEARTDAQGNLLTSLLLLATYPGRLGGVHVFFHDRLYRGTRVTKVNADSFAAFDSPNFPTVGTAGIDLDVDWERVPAPHQPPRPPAVTELGAATVSAFRLFPGLGVASLKNVLAPPVEGVVLECFGAGNAPAQNDAFLDALREATARGVVIVAVTQPLRGTADLDLYATGQALADAGVVSGYDMTTEAALAKLYYLFEQDHSPDEVRRLVQNNLRGELTPPEEVPPALGRTRRRLAGYR, encoded by the coding sequence ATGGCCGAGTCTTCGCCCCGCATTCTCGTGGTGTACACCGGGGGCACGCTGGGCATGGTGGAGAGCGAGGAGGGCTACGTGCCGGGGCCCGGCACTCTCGAAGCCCTCATGGAGGAGCGCCTCTCGTTTCAGTCGGAGGACCTTCCCGCCTACGACGTGCACGCGTTCGATCCGCTGCTCGACAGCGCAAACATGAAGCCGGCCGACTGGCTCGGCATCGCGGAGGCCATTCGGGACCGCTTTGAGGCATACGACGGCTTTCTGGTTGTCCACGGCACGGATACGATGGCGTTCACCGCCTCGGCGCTGTCGTTCATGCTGCATCCGCTCGATAAACCGGTGCTCCTCACCGGCGCTCAACTGCCGTTCGACGAGGCGCGCACCGACGCACAGGGGAATCTGCTCACGTCCCTTCTGCTGCTGGCCACCTATCCCGGCCGGCTGGGCGGGGTGCACGTGTTCTTCCACGACCGTCTGTACCGGGGCACCCGCGTGACGAAGGTGAACGCCGACTCGTTTGCGGCCTTCGACTCCCCAAACTTCCCAACCGTGGGCACGGCGGGCATCGATCTCGACGTGGACTGGGAGCGGGTGCCGGCGCCCCATCAGCCGCCCCGCCCCCCCGCCGTAACAGAACTCGGGGCGGCGACCGTCTCGGCGTTTCGGCTCTTTCCGGGGCTGGGGGTGGCGTCCCTGAAAAACGTACTGGCCCCGCCGGTGGAGGGCGTTGTGCTGGAGTGCTTTGGGGCGGGCAATGCGCCGGCACAGAACGACGCGTTCCTCGATGCCCTGCGCGAGGCGACGGCGCGGGGCGTCGTCATTGTGGCGGTGACACAGCCGCTCCGGGGCACGGCGGACCTCGACCTCTACGCGACCGGCCAGGCCCTGGCGGACGCAGGCGTGGTGAGCGGGTACGACATGACGACGGAGGCGGCGCTGGCCAAGCTATACTACCTCTTCGAGCAGGACCACTCGCCCGACGAGGTGCGCCGGCTCGTGCAGAACAACCTTCGAGGGGAGCTGACGCCGCCGGAGGAGGTGCCGCCCGCCCTGGGCCGTACGCGGCGCCGCTTGGCTGGATACCGGTAA
- a CDS encoding tryptophanase yields MDTIIEPFRIKSVEPIQLTSRAERERMIRDAHYNLFNLHADDVIIDLLTDSGTSAMSAAQWAGLMQGDESYAGSPSYFRFEEAVKDLMPFEHVVPTHQGRAAERILMGIVAGPDAKIPSNTHFDTTRANIEATGAEAVDLVIDAGHIPDAEHPFKGNINLDRLEALLVAEGGRVPVVMLTVTNNTGGGQPVSIANIRGAKALCDEHDVPLVLDACRFAENAYFIKQREDGYDDRSVKEIVREMFSHADGMTMSAKKDALVNIGGWLALDDDTWARKARNQLILTEGFPTYGGLAGRDLEAIAVGLQEIVDEDYLEYRMASTRYLGEALTELGVPIVKPVGGHAVYIDAKSFLPHIPPLDYPAQSLAVALYVTGGIRGVEIGSVMFGRQPDGSEEPADQELLRLAIPRRVYTQSHVDYVIECFEELVARKDALCGYEITEEPPQLRHFTAHLRPKQPGAVHHETDASATAS; encoded by the coding sequence ATGGATACGATCATCGAGCCGTTCCGGATCAAGTCGGTCGAGCCGATTCAACTCACGTCTCGGGCCGAGCGTGAACGGATGATTCGGGACGCGCACTACAACCTCTTTAACCTGCACGCCGACGACGTCATCATCGACCTGCTGACCGACTCGGGCACCTCCGCGATGAGCGCGGCGCAGTGGGCCGGCCTCATGCAGGGGGACGAGAGCTACGCGGGGTCGCCCTCCTATTTCCGATTCGAGGAGGCGGTGAAGGACCTGATGCCGTTCGAGCACGTCGTGCCAACCCACCAGGGCCGGGCCGCCGAGCGCATCCTGATGGGCATCGTGGCGGGTCCCGACGCCAAAATCCCGAGCAATACGCACTTCGACACCACCCGCGCCAACATTGAGGCCACGGGCGCCGAGGCGGTCGACCTCGTCATTGACGCGGGGCACATTCCGGACGCGGAACATCCGTTCAAGGGCAACATCAATCTCGACCGGCTGGAGGCGCTCCTAGTCGCGGAGGGGGGCCGGGTTCCTGTCGTTATGCTCACGGTCACCAACAACACCGGCGGCGGCCAGCCGGTCTCGATCGCCAACATCCGCGGCGCAAAGGCCCTGTGTGACGAGCACGACGTGCCGCTCGTCCTCGACGCCTGTCGCTTCGCCGAGAACGCCTACTTCATCAAACAGCGCGAAGACGGGTACGACGACCGCTCGGTCAAGGAGATCGTCCGGGAGATGTTTTCGCACGCGGACGGCATGACGATGAGCGCCAAGAAGGACGCGCTGGTCAACATCGGGGGGTGGCTGGCCCTCGACGACGACACGTGGGCCCGGAAGGCCCGCAATCAACTGATCCTCACGGAGGGCTTCCCAACCTACGGGGGACTGGCCGGACGGGACCTGGAGGCCATCGCCGTGGGACTGCAGGAGATTGTCGACGAGGACTACCTGGAGTACCGCATGGCGTCGACGCGGTACCTCGGCGAGGCCCTCACGGAGTTGGGCGTGCCGATCGTCAAGCCGGTGGGCGGGCACGCCGTCTACATCGACGCGAAGTCGTTTCTCCCTCACATTCCACCGCTGGACTACCCGGCCCAGTCGCTGGCCGTGGCGCTATACGTGACGGGCGGCATCCGCGGGGTCGAGATCGGGTCGGTCATGTTTGGCCGGCAGCCCGACGGCAGTGAGGAGCCAGCGGACCAGGAGCTCTTGCGCCTCGCCATCCCCCGCCGCGTCTACACCCAGAGTCACGTCGACTACGTGATCGAGTGCTTCGAGGAACTGGTGGCGCGCAAGGACGCCCTCTGCGGCTACGAAATCACCGAAGAGCCCCCTCAGCTCCGCCACTTCACGGCCCACCTCCGCCCAAAGCAGCCCGGGGCCGTCCACCACGAGACAGACGCCTCCGCCACAGCGTCGTGA
- a CDS encoding RNA polymerase sigma factor translates to MNTFPAFERQVSDHEDQVYRFARSMLNDDATAQDVTQEVLVTLWEHQDELDEDGVIAWLMRVTRNACIDRLRARQRRRKTVRNDPDGVDRAPSPSRTPDRHTEAADLHDHVLDALDRVDDPYRRVVALRELQGLKYKEIAEALDMPLNTVKVYLHRGRKKLRAQLDRALDPVPA, encoded by the coding sequence ATGAATACGTTTCCCGCCTTTGAACGTCAGGTTTCCGACCACGAGGACCAGGTCTACCGGTTCGCCCGCTCGATGCTGAACGATGACGCAACGGCCCAGGACGTGACCCAGGAGGTACTGGTGACGCTCTGGGAGCACCAGGACGAGCTCGACGAGGACGGGGTTATCGCCTGGCTCATGCGCGTGACCCGGAACGCCTGCATCGACCGGCTTCGGGCCCGACAGCGACGGCGCAAGACCGTCCGGAACGACCCCGACGGCGTGGACCGTGCCCCGAGCCCGAGCCGGACGCCCGACCGCCACACCGAGGCGGCCGACCTCCACGACCACGTGCTCGACGCCCTGGACCGAGTCGACGATCCGTACCGGCGGGTGGTGGCCCTCCGCGAACTGCAAGGACTCAAGTACAAGGAGATTGCCGAGGCCCTCGACATGCCGCTCAACACCGTCAAGGTCTACCTCCACCGGGGCCGCAAAAAGTTGCGCGCTCAGCTTGACCGTGCCCTCGACCCGGTTCCCGCCTAG
- a CDS encoding HD domain-containing protein codes for MSANQRFKLFSDPVHGFVSVPKNVIMDLVQTPEVQRLRRIRQLGVGHLVFPGAEHTRFNHALGAMALMQDALANLTEKGTPVSPEEQTAALAVALLHDVGHGAFSHTLEHELIEDFSHEDMSRVLLTDLNERMDGALEMALAMFDDTYDRPFFHQMVSSQLDMDRLDYLRRDSFYTGVAEGEVGVQRLLKTMRVHPLSGGADAEVMIEAKGIYAVENFLISRRLMYWQVYLHKTVLAGDELLRGILRRAQTHLDAGPAPDWLQRGSRALLFFLDHDVHVDAIETPEVQDHYLQLDDTDVLFSLKQWMQGPDPVLADLCHRFINRVFLRVRFLSQRPDEAQIDAWRADVADWLVAEDLVPRSEAEAAARHYLTLNVSRHTAYDGDEELIGILGRDGTARELSQMADTATISDLTGFVEKPYVCFPKPVDLDLGAVSEG; via the coding sequence GTGTCCGCCAACCAGCGCTTCAAGCTTTTCTCAGACCCGGTCCACGGGTTTGTCTCTGTGCCGAAGAACGTGATCATGGACCTCGTCCAGACGCCGGAGGTCCAGCGGCTGCGCCGGATCCGCCAGCTCGGCGTCGGGCATCTCGTCTTTCCGGGCGCCGAGCACACGCGCTTCAACCACGCGCTGGGGGCAATGGCCCTCATGCAGGACGCCCTCGCCAACCTGACCGAGAAGGGCACGCCCGTGAGCCCGGAGGAGCAGACCGCCGCCCTGGCCGTGGCCCTGCTGCACGACGTGGGACACGGCGCCTTCTCTCACACCCTCGAACACGAGCTCATCGAGGACTTTTCGCACGAAGACATGAGCCGGGTCCTCCTGACGGACCTCAACGAGCGCATGGACGGCGCGCTTGAGATGGCCCTCGCCATGTTCGACGACACGTACGACCGGCCCTTCTTCCACCAGATGGTGTCGAGCCAGCTCGACATGGACCGGCTCGACTACCTCCGGCGCGACTCCTTCTACACCGGCGTGGCGGAGGGAGAAGTGGGGGTCCAGCGTCTGCTCAAGACCATGCGCGTGCATCCCCTCTCGGGCGGGGCCGACGCGGAGGTCATGATCGAGGCGAAGGGCATCTACGCCGTGGAAAACTTCCTCATCTCACGCCGGCTCATGTACTGGCAGGTCTACCTCCACAAGACCGTGCTGGCCGGCGACGAGTTGCTCCGGGGCATCCTGCGCCGCGCGCAGACGCACCTCGACGCCGGGCCGGCCCCCGACTGGCTGCAACGGGGATCGCGGGCGCTGCTTTTCTTTCTCGACCACGACGTGCACGTCGACGCGATCGAGACCCCCGAGGTCCAGGACCACTACCTGCAACTTGACGACACCGACGTCCTTTTCAGCCTCAAGCAGTGGATGCAGGGCCCCGACCCGGTTCTGGCCGACCTGTGCCACCGCTTCATCAACCGTGTTTTCCTGCGCGTCCGCTTTCTCTCGCAGCGCCCCGACGAGGCACAGATCGACGCCTGGCGCGCCGACGTGGCGGACTGGCTCGTGGCCGAGGACCTTGTGCCCCGCTCCGAGGCGGAGGCGGCCGCCCGGCACTACCTCACCCTCAACGTGTCGCGCCACACTGCCTACGACGGCGACGAGGAACTGATTGGCATCCTGGGGCGGGACGGCACCGCCCGCGAGCTCTCTCAGATGGCCGACACCGCCACCATCTCGGACCTCACAGGCTTCGTAGAGAAGCCCTACGTGTGCTTTCCGAAGCCGGTCGACCTGGACCTCGGCGCAGTCTCTGAGGGGTGA
- a CDS encoding alpha/beta fold hydrolase, giving the protein MPDDPEPTIPASALRRITGLEPFPQPELIPVQTPVVLMHGFGVGASFRRGGHLHKEALHLRSQGVRAVAPNVSPYDTVRARTATWNDRLERVLDEAKTDRLLLIAHSMGGLDARYLISAMGWHEVVDVLVTIATPHRGSSVASLVLDQPELVRDWLADMADWVGTHILEDGSANLRRALTELTPEHMENTFNPEVPDHPDVEYWSYGCRAGKGTAIPIAPIFRYLNRYLYEEEGENDGIVSVESARWGDYQGTVDADHARQVGLSSGLAADFDSNAFYTTIVQNLADDGW; this is encoded by the coding sequence ATGCCCGACGACCCGGAGCCCACGATTCCGGCCTCCGCCCTGCGGCGCATTACCGGCCTGGAGCCCTTCCCGCAGCCCGAACTGATTCCGGTACAGACCCCGGTCGTGCTCATGCACGGCTTCGGCGTGGGGGCGTCCTTCCGGCGGGGCGGGCACCTGCACAAGGAGGCCCTGCACCTGCGGTCGCAGGGCGTGCGGGCCGTGGCGCCCAACGTGTCCCCCTACGACACTGTCCGCGCCCGGACCGCCACCTGGAACGACCGCCTGGAGCGCGTCCTCGACGAAGCCAAGACCGACCGCCTGCTGCTGATCGCCCACTCGATGGGCGGCCTGGACGCCCGCTACCTCATCTCGGCCATGGGCTGGCACGAGGTGGTCGACGTCCTTGTCACGATCGCAACCCCCCATCGCGGCTCCTCCGTAGCCTCCCTCGTGCTCGACCAGCCCGAGCTGGTGCGCGACTGGCTGGCGGACATGGCCGACTGGGTAGGCACCCACATTCTGGAAGACGGGTCGGCCAACCTCCGGCGGGCCCTTACGGAGCTGACCCCCGAGCACATGGAAAACACGTTCAACCCCGAGGTCCCCGACCATCCGGACGTCGAATACTGGTCCTACGGGTGCCGGGCGGGCAAAGGGACCGCCATCCCCATCGCCCCCATCTTTCGCTACCTGAACCGCTACCTGTACGAGGAAGAAGGGGAAAACGACGGCATCGTAAGCGTCGAGAGTGCTCGCTGGGGCGACTACCAGGGCACCGTGGACGCCGATCACGCCCGACAGGTGGGCCTCTCGTCGGGGCTCGCCGCCGACTTCGACTCGAATGCGTTCTACACCACCATCGTCCAGAATCTAGCCGACGACGGATGGTAG
- a CDS encoding phosphatidate cytidylyltransferase, whose protein sequence is MSASSLSYTGEVARKALHLLALLIPFGAWVIGMPTALYLLAPAALVAIAADVARAYSEPFNAVIRWGFGALMRAEELPATRTGVQFNGATCVLVGAAMMVALFPLRIAVPVLVMAMLADAAAALVGRRWGRHAWGPLSATVEGTAAFVVTGLGVVTFFSSIALGPAAGGVLVGAGLEALPLPVNDNIRVPVGAALAVVAGEALIMGHSTSLLPILSL, encoded by the coding sequence GTGTCCGCCTCTTCCCTCTCGTACACCGGCGAAGTCGCCCGGAAGGCCCTCCACCTCCTCGCCCTCTTGATCCCGTTTGGGGCATGGGTGATCGGCATGCCGACGGCACTGTACCTGTTGGCCCCCGCAGCGCTCGTGGCCATCGCCGCCGACGTGGCTCGGGCCTATTCTGAGCCCTTCAACGCGGTCATCCGGTGGGGCTTCGGGGCCCTGATGCGGGCGGAAGAATTGCCGGCAACAAGAACGGGGGTGCAATTCAATGGGGCCACGTGCGTACTGGTAGGCGCCGCCATGATGGTGGCGCTGTTCCCCCTCCGGATTGCGGTGCCGGTGCTCGTGATGGCCATGCTGGCGGACGCCGCCGCCGCACTGGTGGGGCGCCGGTGGGGCCGCCATGCATGGGGCCCCCTTTCGGCGACCGTAGAGGGCACCGCCGCGTTCGTGGTCACGGGCCTGGGCGTGGTGACCTTCTTTTCGTCCATCGCCCTCGGCCCGGCGGCCGGCGGCGTCCTGGTGGGGGCCGGCCTCGAGGCCCTCCCGCTGCCGGTGAACGACAACATCCGCGTGCCCGTCGGGGCCGCGCTGGCAGTGGTCGCCGGCGAAGCGCTCATCATGGGCCATTCCACTTCGCTCCTGCCCATCCTCTCGCTGTAA
- a CDS encoding dienelactone hydrolase family protein — MRATASVLVVCMLPLLAGCGSGSDGGSEAERMAEKHEGDTPTATEAAQAPEIPVEGRTVTYTQQNGTDQTGYLAVPANEDSVRSAHEGDALPGIVVIHEWWGLNDNVRAATRRLAGEGYRALAVDLYGNAVAETPDSAQALMGRAMRDASRLVENVLDGRAYLTSETGAPRTALLGWCFGGGMTYRTLANDASGFDAAVAYYGTPEPLSGTALQELETPILAHFGTEDQAVSIDAARGFRDRMEDTGKSLSYHEYDAGHAFANPSGESYQPAAAGQAWTRTTDFLRTHLSP, encoded by the coding sequence ATGCGCGCCACCGCTTCTGTACTCGTCGTCTGTATGCTTCCACTGCTCGCTGGCTGTGGCTCCGGCTCCGACGGTGGCTCCGAGGCCGAACGCATGGCGGAGAAGCACGAGGGCGACACGCCCACAGCCACCGAGGCCGCCCAGGCCCCCGAGATTCCTGTGGAGGGGCGCACGGTGACCTACACGCAGCAGAATGGGACGGACCAGACTGGGTACCTTGCCGTGCCCGCCAATGAGGACTCGGTGCGGTCGGCGCACGAGGGCGACGCACTACCCGGCATCGTGGTGATCCACGAGTGGTGGGGCCTTAATGACAACGTCCGGGCTGCCACCCGGCGCCTCGCCGGCGAGGGATACCGCGCCCTGGCTGTGGACCTGTACGGCAATGCCGTCGCCGAAACGCCGGACTCGGCCCAGGCGCTCATGGGGCGGGCGATGCGCGATGCGTCGCGGCTCGTCGAGAACGTGCTGGACGGACGAGCCTATCTGACGTCTGAGACCGGCGCGCCCCGGACGGCTCTGCTAGGCTGGTGCTTCGGCGGGGGCATGACGTACCGGACCCTGGCAAATGACGCGTCCGGCTTCGACGCGGCCGTGGCCTACTACGGCACGCCGGAGCCCCTTTCTGGGACGGCCCTGCAAGAGTTGGAGACGCCGATCCTCGCCCACTTCGGCACGGAGGACCAGGCCGTTTCAATCGACGCGGCCCGGGGCTTCCGAGACCGGATGGAGGACACTGGGAAATCGCTCTCGTACCACGAGTACGACGCCGGCCACGCATTTGCGAACCCGTCGGGGGAGAGCTACCAGCCAGCGGCCGCCGGGCAGGCCTGGACGCGCACGACCGACTTTCTGCGGACGCACCTCTCCCCGTAG